From the Candidatus Methylomirabilota bacterium genome, the window AGTGGGACGGAGACGGCGCAGCGCGGGGCGCGCACGGCACTGGCGCTGCTGGCGACGCTCCTCCTGCTCTCCTGCGCGGGCCCCAGCCAGGAATGGACCCGCCCCGGCGCCGCGCGGATAGGCAAGCTCGCCGTGCTCCCCTTCGAGAACCAGACCAGCGCCGTCCGGCCCGGCGCCTCCGTCTCCGAGCTGCTCGTGTCCGAGCTCCTGGCCTCGGGGCCGGTGGCCGTGATGGACCCGAGTGAAGTCGCCGATCTCCTCCGCCGCGAGAACCTCGATCCCGCCGATGCCGGGCGCTTGCCCTCGGCCCAGCGTATGGGTCGTCTCCTGCAGGTGTCTCACGTCCTCCAGGGCGCCGTGACCGAGTTCCGCTACCGGCCGGGTCTCTCCGAGACGCCCGTCGTCGGCGTGACCGCACGGGTCGTCGATGTCGCCACGGGCGAGCTGGTGTGGACCGCGAGCTACGCGCGGTCCGGATCGTCCTGGCGGCAGGAGGGTCTGTCGAGCGTGGCCCAGTCCATTGCCCGGGACATGGCCGCGCATCTCTCCGGCGCGCTGGGCGACGCCCGGGCGCGGTAAGCGCCGGGTGAGCGGCGCCCTCCCCCGCGTCGAAGCGTATCTTCTCGAGCTCGCCGCGGGGATCATCGTGCTCGCCATCGCCAATGTCCTCTTCCTGCCGCACGATATCGGCTATCTGGGCTGGCAGCCCAATCCCGCGCTCGCCCTGGTGGCCGTCATCGCGGCACGCCACGGGCTTCGCGAGGGGATCATGGCGGCGCTCGTGATGTCCGGTCTCGAGCTCGCGTGCCGGCTGGGCCGCGCCGAGGACCTGTCCTGGAGCATGATGCGGAGCCTGCAGACCTACGTCACCCCCCTCCTGCTGCTGAGCACGGGCTTCCTCCTGGGCGCGATCCGGCAGGAGCGCCGGCGAGACACGGAGAGCCTGGGACGGCGCGTGCGCGAGCTCGAGGACGAGCTCGCCGACCAGGCCGTCCGCTTCATGGCCGCCTCCGAGGCCAAGCACGAGCTCGAGAGGCGCGTGGCCGACGAGGGCGCCTCGCTCTCGAATCTCTATGCCGCCGCCCAGGCCCTCGAGACCCTCGACATCGATCGGCTCTACCCGGCCATTCCCCAGACGGCGCGGCGTTTCCTGCAGGCCGACGCCTGCCAGCTCTATCTGCTCGACGGCGACGTCTTGCGGCTGCGCGCCGCGGAAGGCGCGCCGCCGCCCCTCACGGAGCTCAACCCGGGCGAAGGGCTCGCGGGGCTGGCCATCCGTCAGGGTAAGGCGCAGAGCCTGCGCGATCTCATGACGGTCTCCACGGCCGAGGAGCTTCAGCGCGCGCCCTTTGTCATGGCGGCGCCGCTCACCGGCCGCGAGGGCGCCCTCCTGGGCTGCCTCACCGTGACCCGCCTGCCCTTCCTGCGTCTCAATCCCGTCGCCCTGGACCGGCTCGGACTCGTGGCCAACTGGGCGGCCCTCGCCGTGGACAATGCCAGGACACACGAGCGCACGCGCGCCCGCACCATCCAGGACGATCTCATTCGCGCCTATACGTATGCCTACTACCAGCAACGGCTCGAGGAGGAGGAGGCGCGCGCCGCGCGCTACGATCGGCCTCTCTCCGTGGTGATCTTCCGCATCCAGCGGCTCGAGCTCGTGGCGCAGGCGCGCCGGGCCGAGCTGGGGCGCGTGCTCTCGCTCGTCTTCAATCACGCGCTCCGGGACGTGGACATCGTCTGCCGCTACGCGACCGACGATGCCTTCGCCGTCATCCTGCCCGAGACGGGAGCCGAGGGCGCCGCGGTCGTGGCCGCCCGCATCGACCGCGAGATCACCGCCTTTCAGTTCGCGCCCTATGCCGACGAGGACCGCGACCTCGAGTTCTCGGTCCGCGTGCTGCCCGTGCGGGAGCCGGGGCAGAGTCCGCGGGCATGACCCGCGGCCTCCTGGCTGTCCTGGCCGCGCTGATGGAGGCGGGGGCCGGTCTCGCGCTCTGGGCCGCCGGCATGGGCATGCTTCCCCTGGCCGCCGCCCTCCATGGCCTGGCCACTCTGTCCGCCGCCTGGGCGCTGGCCGAGCGCACCCGGCCCGACGAGAGGCTCTATGTCTTCGGCACCGTGCTCGCTCTGCCTGGCCTGGGGCTGCTCGGCGTCGCCGGCGTTCGACTCTGGGCCGTGCTGGTCCCGCCCACGGGAATCTACGAAGACATGCACTCGGAGATGGGCGACCTGCCCGCGCCCGCCCTGCCGCCCGAGTCCGTGGACCGCGTCTCCGAGTGGGTACAGCAGCAGGTGTCCGTGCAGCCGCTCGCCGATCTCATTCGCGCGGGTGACCCTCGCACCCAGCGCTGGGCCATCGACCTGCTCGGCCGGCGAGGCGACGGCGCGGCCGTGGATCTGCTGCGCGAGGCGCTGGGGGCCGCCGACCGCGACGTGCAAATGGCGGCCTCCGCGGCCCTCCAGCGCGTCGAGGAACGACTGACGCGGGAGATCGCCCGCGGCCAGGAGCGCCTTCGAGAAGAGCCCGATTCGGCCACGGCATGGCACGCCTTCGGGGAAGCCTGCCGGGCCTACTGGGGCTCGCATCTCCTGGATCCGACCATGGGCCAGCACTGGCTCGGCGAGGCTGAAGCCGCGTACCGCCGGGCACGGGCGCGGCGGCCGGGCTGGCTGCCGCCCACCGTGGGACTGGTGCAGACGCTGATGGGGCTGGGCAAGCTGCACGAGGCCGAGGCCTTGGCGCGCGAGGCCGAGGAGGCGACGCCGTCGGGCACCCTCGATCTTCTGCTTGCCGAGGTGCTCTTCCGCGAGCGTCGATGGGCCGAGCTCGGCCGGCTGGCCCGCGGCGCCGTGGCGGCCGGCCGGCAGGACGAGCGTCTCGCCTGGTGGGCGGGCGCCGAGCCGCCGCGGGGGGCTCAACATGGCTGAGAGGGCGGATGTCTGCCTGATTCTCGAAGGTACGTATCCGTATGTCACGGGAGGCGTGTCGGCCTGGATACACCAGCTGCTCCGTGCCCTGCCGGAGATCCGCTTCGCCCTCTTCCACATCGGCGCCACCGCGGGCACCACGCCCACCGCCCAGTATCCGCTGCCATCGAATGTGGTCAGCTTGTCGAATCTCGGCTTGCATGGCGGCGACGAGCCTGATGCGCATGGCCAGCCGCTCGAGCCCGAGGACTGGGAGGTGGTGCGGACTTTCCACGATCAGCTCCAGGACGAGCGGACGGCGGGATTCGCCGAGCTCATGGAGCGCATCGCTCCCGCCCCGGGTCGCGGGCCCTCGGGCCACGACTATCTCTATGGCAAGCCCTCCTGGGAAGTCGTCCGGCAGATCTATGAAGCGCGCGCCGCCGATGTCTCGTTCGTGGACTACTACTGGACCTGGCGCTTCACCCACTTGCCGATGTTCCGGCTCATGCACGCCGCGTTTCCCGAAGCCGCCGTCTATCACACGGTCTCCACGGGCTGGGCGGGGCTCGCCGCCACCCTGGCTGGCGTCCGGACGGGGCGCCCCATGTTGCTGACGGAGCACGGCATCTATGCGCGCGAGCGCCGGAGCGAGATCGACCAGGCCGAGTGGATCTACGTCAAGCGACAGGGCCCCATGAGCCTCGCCGTCGGGCCGGGGTTCTTCAAAGACCTCTGGACGCGGCTCTTCGTGCGGCTCTCCCAGCTCACCTACGAACACGCCGACCTGATCGTGACGATCTTCGAGGGCAATCGCCAGGCTCAGATCCGTGACGGCGCCGATCCGGCCAAGACCCTCGTCATTCCCAATGGCGTGGACATGGAGCCGCTGGCCACGCTCGAGCCGGTGGGCGCCGCGCCCGGCGAGTTCCGTGTCGGCTTCGTGGGGCGTATCGTGCCGATCAAGGACGTCAAGACCTTCATCCGCGCGTTCAAGATCCTCGTCGAGCACCTGCCGGGAGCGCGCGCGGTGCTGGCCGGGCCCATCGACGAGGATCTGGACTATGTCGCGGAGTGCCGGACCCTCGCCGCCACCCTCGGCATCCAGGATCGGATCGAGATCACGGGCACCGTGGATGTGCGGGAGATCTATGCGCGCCTCGACGCGGTCGCCCTCACCAGCGTGTCAGAGGGCCTGCCCCTCGTCGTGCTGGAAGCGGGGGCAGCCGGGCTTCCCATGGTCGCCACCGACGTGGGCGCCTGCCGGGAATTGCTGCACGGGCGGGATCGCCTCGACCGGGCGCGCGGGCCGAGCGGGCTGGTGACGGGGGTGGCCGACCCCGGCGCCACGGCCGAGGCCTTGCTTTCCCTCGCGCGCGATCCGGGCCTCCGTCAGGAGATGGGTCGCGTCGCTCGCGAGCGGATCCGCGCCCTCTACCAGGAGCGTGATCTCGTCGCGAGCTATCGCGACATCTACCGCCGCTTGATGGCGGCCGCTCCCGATCTCCCGGCCGCGAGAAGGACTCCCTGAGCCATGGCGGGAATAGGCTTCCGGCTGAAGCGGCTCATCGCCGAGGAGAGCTATGGGGGCTGGCTGCGCGCGCACCTCTACGGCGCCGTCCTGTCATCAGGCCCCTGGCTGCTCAGCATCTTCACGCTGGCCTCCCTGAGCCTGCTCTCCCGCCACATCGTCGACGATCCCGCCCGCGATGTCTTTCGCACCATCGTGGCGTGGACGTATTCGTTTTCCCTGGTCACCACGGGGGCGTTCCAGATGCTTGTCACGCGCCAGCTCGCCGACGCCCTCTATCTGGGGCGGCTCGGCCTCGTGGTGACGGCCTTTCGCTGGACCATGGGCTGGACGGCCCTCGCTCATCTGCTCGTGGGCGCGATCTTCTACGGTCTGGCCCCCGGCCTCCAGCCCGGCACGCGTCTCTTCGGCGTCATGCTGCTGGTCGTCGTGTCGTCGACGTGGATCGCCATGATCTTCGTGGGCGCCGCGCAGGACTACGCGAGCGTGGTCGCGGCCTTCTTCATGGGCAATGCCGTCTCGGCGGCCGCGGCCCTCGGCGGCGGCTATCTCTGGGGCGTCGAAGGATACCTGGGGGGCTTTCTGCTTGGCCAGACGGCCATCGTCTTCGTGCTCGCCGCCCGCATCGAGCGGGAGTTTCCCGCCCGCGGGGCGGCCGAGCGGCTCCGCTTCAGACGCGTCCTTTCGAAGTACGGGGCCCTCGCCGTGGCGGGCATCTGCTACAACGCGGCGATCGTGGCCGACCGCGCGGTATTCTGGCTCTCCGCCGAGGGCCGCCGCGTGGCGAGCTGGTTCTGGAGCTCGCCCTACGATACCGCGGTGTTCTTGGCCTATCTCTCCGTGGTGCCGTCGCTCACCATCTTCCTCGTCCGCGTCGAGACCGACTTCTACGACCGCTTCCGTGAGTACTACGGAGCCGTGAGCAAGCACGGCACCCTGGGCCAGGTGCTGCAGGCCAAGGAGCGGATGGCCCAATGCCTGCGCGAAAGCCTGCGTCGGGTCTTCCTCGCCCAGGGGCCGCTCTCGCTCGGGCTCGTTGCCCTCGCCCCCTGGATCGCCTCCGGTCTGGGCCTGGATCGTTTGCAGGCCGCCATGCTGCGGCCGCTCCTGGTGGGCGCGGCCCTGCACGTCCTGGCCCTCTTCGGCACCATCATCCTGCTCTACTTCGATCGGCGCCGCGACGCCGCCGAGGTGTCGGCCATCTTCCTCGCCGCCAATCTCACTCTGACCGCCGCCACGCTGTGGGCGGGCCCTCGCTTCTATGGACAGGGATATCCCCTGGCGGCTCTCCTGGCCGCGGGCTGGGCCTATCATCGGCTCGAGCAGACGCTGCGCGATCTCGAATACCTGACCTTCGCCTCCCAACCCATGGTCCCCGAGGACCAGCCGGCCGCCGCCTCGTGACGCGGAGGTCCGCTCCCCAGGGGTCGCGGGCGGAGATAGTGGTGGTCGCCATGCTGCTCCTGCTCCTGGGAGCGGCCGTGGTCCTCCCGCTCGTCGACACCGTGATCGGCGCAGTGGCCGTCGACCACCGGCCGACGCTGGCCATCCTCGGGACCGTCTTGGCCAGGCCGCTCTTCTTGCAGGCCCTCGCGAACACCTTGGTTTCCGGCGTGCTCGTCGTGGCGCTCGGGAGTCTGATCGCCATCCCGCTGGCCTTGCTCACGGTCCGCTACGACTTTCCGGGACGACGGCTGCTGACCACCCTCGGGCTTCTGCCCCTCGTCATTCCCCCATTCGTCGGGGCCATCGCCTTCCAGCAGGTCCTGGGCCGGGAGGGCATGGTCAATCTCTTCCTGCTCCAGCGCTTCGGCCTGAGCGTTCCCTTCATGGAGGGGCTCCGCGGCGTCGTCCTGGTGCAGACCCTCCACTATTTCCCCGTCATCATGGTCAGCACGGCCGCGGCCTTGTCCGCTATCGATCGCTCGCTGGAGGAGGCCGCGCAGATGCTCGGCGCCTCGGGGGTGCGCCTCCACCGGCGCATCCTCTTGCCTCTGTCCCTGAGAGGCTACGCTGCCGGCGCCCTTTTGATTTTCATCCGCGTGATCGATGACCTGGGCACGCCGCTCATGCTCGACTACACGAGGCTCCTCGCCCCCCAGGCCTATGTGCGCGTGACCACCGCCGGCCTCGCCGACGAGGAGGCATCTGTCATCTGTGTCGTCCTGCTCGCGCTCTCGCTCGGGGCGCTCGGGCTCTTCCAGCGCGCCCTGGGGCGGGAGGAGTTGACGGCATGGGGCCAGAGCGGCAAGAGGCCTTCCATCATCCTGGCCGCCGGGGGCGCCGCGGGGGTATGGGCGATCGCGGCGTTGCTGTTGTGTCCAGTGCTCCTTCCCCACCTGGGCGTCTTTCTTCTTTCCCTTTCCAAGGTGTGGGACCACACGGCGCTTCCGAGCGCCTACACCACGGCCCACTACGCGGAAATTTTCTGGCGGGCGCCCCCCGTCATCTGGAACACGCTCCGCTACGCCGTGCTGGCCGCTTGCATCGACATGGGGCTGGGGACGGTGATCGCCTGGCTCCTGCTCAGAGGTCAAACCCGGGGACGCGCGTGGCTTCATGCCCTCGCGACCATGCCCCTGGCCGTGCCCGGGGTGGTGCTGGCCATCGGCTATCTGCGCATCTTCCACGGCTGGAGTGTTCCGGGCCTGGACGCGCCGCTGACCTCGACCTGGCTCGTACTCGTGGCCGCCTATGCCGTCGGGCGTCTGCCCTACACGGTGCGCAGCAGCTACGCGGCGCTCCAGGCGCTCCCGCCCGCGCTCGAAGAAGCGGCCCAGGGCCTTGGGGCCAGCCGCGCCCGGGCCTTTCGCAAGATCACGGCGCCCCTCATGACGCGAGGTCTCCTCGTGGGCGGCCTCCTCGCCTTCGTGAGCTCGGCATCGGATCTCTCGTCGACCCTCCTGCTCGTGCCGCGCCCGGAGCTGGGGCCGCTCTCCTACGGCATTTTCGTCGCCATGCACTCGCCCGGTGGCCGTGGCCCCGGCGCCGCGCTCGGCGTGATCGCCATCGCCATCGTGGCCGCGGGCACCGGGGTGGCCGCGCGGCTCGCCTTCCGCGCCGGCGGATCGGCGCGGACCTGAGACGATGACGGCGGGCCGGGGGCGGGGACTCTGGGCCTTGCCGCTGTCCATGTTCATCGGGACCTTTGCCTGGTCATTCATCCAGGTGAGCCTGCCCTTCTACATCGAGAAGATGTCGACCCTGGACGCGGCGGGGACTCTGCGCTGGACGGGGTTGATCCTGGGCATCAGCTCGCTCGTCACCATGGTCATGGCGCCGTTCTCGGCGCGCATCTTCGGGGAGCGCAATCCCAAGCGCTCCTATGTCGCCACCCAGATGCTCCAGGGCGGCGGTTTTTTTCTCATGGCGGTTTCCCGGACGCTGACGCATCTCTTCTTCTCGCGAATGCTCCTGGGCTTCATGGGCGCCGTCTCCACGTTCGCCTTCATCATGGTGGGGCGGCGCGGCGGCGATGTCCGGCGCGGCATATCGGCCATCCAGTCGGGCATGACCCTGGGGCAGGTGATGGGACCGGCCGCGGGCGCCCTGGTGGCGGCGCGCCTGGGCTTTCGCCTGTCCTTCGTGATGGCGGGTTGCATGCTCTGGGCGTGCTCGGCGCTGGTGGGCTGGGGTGTCCCTTCACAAGAGCATCGGGGGTCGGGGCATGATCGGGCCCAGACGGCATCCGTCCGCGAGATCACCACGGTGTGTCTGCTCGTGCTGGCCGCGTCGACCCAGATCTTCTTCCTCACGGCCATCTTGCCGACGATCCTCCCGCCGCTCGGCGTGCCCCCGGCCAGGACCCTGGAGGTGGGCGGGCTCCTCATCATGGCGACCGGCCTGGCCGCGGCCCTCGGCTCGATGGCCGCGCCGCGCCTCGGCGAGATCGTGGGCGATCGGACGACCATCGTCTGGTTTCTCGCGGCCTCGTCGCTCGGGCTGGGCGGGCTCGCCCTGGCTCCCGGCGTGTGGAGCTTCGGCATCGTGCGATTCTTCCAGGTGCTGTGCATCGCGCCGGTCTTTCCCCTGTCCGTGGCCGCCATCGCGCAGCGGGCGTCGGGAATGACCATCGGGATCGTGAACTCATCGCGGATCGCGGGCGGCTTCATCGGTCCCGTGCTCGCCACGACGCTTCTCGCGTGGCTGCCCCCGGCCGCCGTCTATTTGACCGTGGCCGCGCTGGGACTCCTGGTCGTGCCCCTGGTGGCCGGGCTCGGCATGCGGGGACGCGGGGGGAAGGAGGCAGGGTCGTGAGTCAGGACGAGACGGTGGTCAGGGTGTCGGAGGTTCGGATGGAGGGCGTGGGCAAGCGCTTCGGCGGCTCGTGGGCCGTGCGCGACATCTCGCTCTCCATTCGTCCCGGCGAGTTCTACACGCTCCTCGGGCCCTCGGGGAGCGGCAAGACCACGCTCCTCCGGATGCTCGCGGGCTTCATCACGCCGGACGAGGGGCGCATCGTGGTGGACGACGAGCCCATCGATGA encodes:
- the pelF gene encoding GT4 family glycosyltransferase PelF — translated: MAERADVCLILEGTYPYVTGGVSAWIHQLLRALPEIRFALFHIGATAGTTPTAQYPLPSNVVSLSNLGLHGGDEPDAHGQPLEPEDWEVVRTFHDQLQDERTAGFAELMERIAPAPGRGPSGHDYLYGKPSWEVVRQIYEARAADVSFVDYYWTWRFTHLPMFRLMHAAFPEAAVYHTVSTGWAGLAATLAGVRTGRPMLLTEHGIYARERRSEIDQAEWIYVKRQGPMSLAVGPGFFKDLWTRLFVRLSQLTYEHADLIVTIFEGNRQAQIRDGADPAKTLVIPNGVDMEPLATLEPVGAAPGEFRVGFVGRIVPIKDVKTFIRAFKILVEHLPGARAVLAGPIDEDLDYVAECRTLAATLGIQDRIEITGTVDVREIYARLDAVALTSVSEGLPLVVLEAGAAGLPMVATDVGACRELLHGRDRLDRARGPSGLVTGVADPGATAEALLSLARDPGLRQEMGRVARERIRALYQERDLVASYRDIYRRLMAAAPDLPAARRTP
- a CDS encoding iron ABC transporter permease; the protein is MLLLLLGAAVVLPLVDTVIGAVAVDHRPTLAILGTVLARPLFLQALANTLVSGVLVVALGSLIAIPLALLTVRYDFPGRRLLTTLGLLPLVIPPFVGAIAFQQVLGREGMVNLFLLQRFGLSVPFMEGLRGVVLVQTLHYFPVIMVSTAAALSAIDRSLEEAAQMLGASGVRLHRRILLPLSLRGYAAGALLIFIRVIDDLGTPLMLDYTRLLAPQAYVRVTTAGLADEEASVICVVLLALSLGALGLFQRALGREELTAWGQSGKRPSIILAAGGAAGVWAIAALLLCPVLLPHLGVFLLSLSKVWDHTALPSAYTTAHYAEIFWRAPPVIWNTLRYAVLAACIDMGLGTVIAWLLLRGQTRGRAWLHALATMPLAVPGVVLAIGYLRIFHGWSVPGLDAPLTSTWLVLVAAYAVGRLPYTVRSSYAALQALPPALEEAAQGLGASRARAFRKITAPLMTRGLLVGGLLAFVSSASDLSSTLLLVPRPELGPLSYGIFVAMHSPGGRGPGAALGVIAIAIVAAGTGVAARLAFRAGGSART
- a CDS encoding MFS transporter, which gives rise to MTAGRGRGLWALPLSMFIGTFAWSFIQVSLPFYIEKMSTLDAAGTLRWTGLILGISSLVTMVMAPFSARIFGERNPKRSYVATQMLQGGGFFLMAVSRTLTHLFFSRMLLGFMGAVSTFAFIMVGRRGGDVRRGISAIQSGMTLGQVMGPAAGALVAARLGFRLSFVMAGCMLWACSALVGWGVPSQEHRGSGHDRAQTASVREITTVCLLVLAASTQIFFLTAILPTILPPLGVPPARTLEVGGLLIMATGLAAALGSMAAPRLGEIVGDRTTIVWFLAASSLGLGGLALAPGVWSFGIVRFFQVLCIAPVFPLSVAAIAQRASGMTIGIVNSSRIAGGFIGPVLATTLLAWLPPAAVYLTVAALGLLVVPLVAGLGMRGRGGKEAGS
- a CDS encoding GAF domain-containing protein; this encodes MSGALPRVEAYLLELAAGIIVLAIANVLFLPHDIGYLGWQPNPALALVAVIAARHGLREGIMAALVMSGLELACRLGRAEDLSWSMMRSLQTYVTPLLLLSTGFLLGAIRQERRRDTESLGRRVRELEDELADQAVRFMAASEAKHELERRVADEGASLSNLYAAAQALETLDIDRLYPAIPQTARRFLQADACQLYLLDGDVLRLRAAEGAPPPLTELNPGEGLAGLAIRQGKAQSLRDLMTVSTAEELQRAPFVMAAPLTGREGALLGCLTVTRLPFLRLNPVALDRLGLVANWAALAVDNARTHERTRARTIQDDLIRAYTYAYYQQRLEEEEARAARYDRPLSVVIFRIQRLELVAQARRAELGRVLSLVFNHALRDVDIVCRYATDDAFAVILPETGAEGAAVVAARIDREITAFQFAPYADEDRDLEFSVRVLPVREPGQSPRA
- the pelG gene encoding exopolysaccharide Pel transporter PelG; this translates as MAGIGFRLKRLIAEESYGGWLRAHLYGAVLSSGPWLLSIFTLASLSLLSRHIVDDPARDVFRTIVAWTYSFSLVTTGAFQMLVTRQLADALYLGRLGLVVTAFRWTMGWTALAHLLVGAIFYGLAPGLQPGTRLFGVMLLVVVSSTWIAMIFVGAAQDYASVVAAFFMGNAVSAAAALGGGYLWGVEGYLGGFLLGQTAIVFVLAARIEREFPARGAAERLRFRRVLSKYGALAVAGICYNAAIVADRAVFWLSAEGRRVASWFWSSPYDTAVFLAYLSVVPSLTIFLVRVETDFYDRFREYYGAVSKHGTLGQVLQAKERMAQCLRESLRRVFLAQGPLSLGLVALAPWIASGLGLDRLQAAMLRPLLVGAALHVLALFGTIILLYFDRRRDAAEVSAIFLAANLTLTAATLWAGPRFYGQGYPLAALLAAGWAYHRLEQTLRDLEYLTFASQPMVPEDQPAAAS
- a CDS encoding HEAT repeat domain-containing protein; its protein translation is MTRGLLAVLAALMEAGAGLALWAAGMGMLPLAAALHGLATLSAAWALAERTRPDERLYVFGTVLALPGLGLLGVAGVRLWAVLVPPTGIYEDMHSEMGDLPAPALPPESVDRVSEWVQQQVSVQPLADLIRAGDPRTQRWAIDLLGRRGDGAAVDLLREALGAADRDVQMAASAALQRVEERLTREIARGQERLREEPDSATAWHAFGEACRAYWGSHLLDPTMGQHWLGEAEAAYRRARARRPGWLPPTVGLVQTLMGLGKLHEAEALAREAEEATPSGTLDLLLAEVLFRERRWAELGRLARGAVAAGRQDERLAWWAGAEPPRGAQHG